In Microbulbifer celer, a single window of DNA contains:
- a CDS encoding ABC transporter permease — MNLQRTIASWKQMTPLLRKELLEAWRDRRALVMAVSFALLFPAMMAGGTIFMAKKHSEEITRVALLGSEHAPLIEHQLQSPDMEVEPLDSGDPRTLLGGDYDLVLQVTEDFSQRYQAFRAPRLYLYVNSTDTGSGRAQRDLQERLGALQQMVITQRLTARGVAPQVLAPWQLETRDISTPSSRGALILATVPGLLILTLFVASLATSVDTSAGERERLSLETLLLQPLPPWQVITAKTLAVASIGWLGALMAIAALVALMPIMPLAEFGIQQATTAGGIIAMGLVLLPLALLIAVLQILLALRSQSFKDAQTQLSIFQIAPLVLLMVIDAAQIKLADSWQLLPLIGQQQWIKGLLVGDWVSPVWMLAGSGVTLLLVAVSVMLGARALGRESLLSAA, encoded by the coding sequence ATGAATTTACAGCGAACGATCGCAAGCTGGAAGCAGATGACCCCGCTGTTGCGCAAGGAATTGTTGGAAGCCTGGCGCGATCGCCGCGCGCTGGTGATGGCGGTGAGTTTTGCGCTGCTGTTCCCGGCAATGATGGCCGGGGGCACCATTTTTATGGCGAAAAAACACAGCGAGGAAATTACCCGGGTGGCACTGCTGGGCAGCGAGCATGCCCCTCTGATCGAGCACCAGTTGCAGTCGCCGGATATGGAAGTGGAACCCCTCGACAGTGGCGATCCGCGCACGTTGCTCGGGGGCGACTACGATCTGGTATTGCAGGTGACCGAAGACTTCAGCCAGCGCTACCAGGCGTTTCGCGCACCGCGACTGTATCTGTATGTAAATAGTACCGATACCGGCAGCGGGCGCGCCCAGCGCGACCTGCAGGAGCGTCTCGGCGCACTGCAGCAAATGGTGATCACCCAGCGTCTGACCGCCCGCGGTGTTGCCCCGCAGGTTCTGGCCCCCTGGCAGCTGGAAACCCGGGATATCAGTACCCCGTCGAGCCGCGGTGCCCTGATCCTGGCGACCGTGCCGGGACTGTTGATTCTGACGTTGTTCGTGGCCAGTCTCGCGACGTCTGTGGACACCTCTGCGGGAGAGCGTGAGCGTTTGAGTCTCGAGACCCTGTTGCTGCAGCCTCTGCCTCCGTGGCAGGTGATCACCGCAAAGACGCTGGCAGTGGCCAGTATCGGCTGGCTGGGCGCATTAATGGCCATTGCAGCACTGGTGGCATTGATGCCGATCATGCCGCTGGCGGAATTCGGTATTCAGCAGGCGACCACCGCAGGCGGTATCATTGCCATGGGGCTGGTGCTGCTGCCGCTGGCGCTGTTGATTGCCGTGTTGCAGATTCTGCTGGCGCTGCGCTCGCAGTCTTTCAAGGACGCACAGACGCAGCTGAGCATTTTCCAGATTGCGCCGCTGGTGCTGCTGATGGTGATCGATGCGGCGCAGATCAAGCTGGCGGACAGCTGGCAATTGCTGCCGCTGATCGGTCAGCAGCAGTGGATCAAGGGGCTGTTGGTGGGAGACTGGGTATCACCGGTCTGGATGCTGGCCGGTTCCGGGGTGACGTTACTGCTGGTTGCGGTATCGGTCATGCTCGGCGCGCGCGCCTTGGGGCGTGAGAGTTTGTTGTCCGCGGCTTGA
- the secE gene encoding preprotein translocase subunit SecE encodes MSAKVEAKTFRLDGLKWLLVVLLVGAAVAGNSYYAEIPLLYRVLAMVALCLVAAFVAVQTAKGNAFWTLLREAQNEVRRVVWPTRQEATQTTLIVVVFVLLMAVILWALDSGLGWAASKVIG; translated from the coding sequence ATGAGTGCTAAAGTAGAGGCGAAAACGTTTCGTCTTGACGGCCTGAAGTGGCTGCTGGTGGTGTTGCTGGTCGGCGCTGCTGTAGCGGGCAATTCCTACTACGCTGAAATCCCCTTGTTGTATCGCGTGCTGGCAATGGTGGCCTTGTGCCTGGTTGCGGCATTTGTAGCGGTGCAGACAGCCAAGGGTAACGCCTTCTGGACTCTGTTGCGTGAAGCGCAGAATGAAGTGCGGCGCGTGGTTTGGCCAACCCGCCAAGAGGCTACGCAAACCACTTTGATTGTGGTTGTGTTCGTGCTGTTGATGGCGGTAATTCTGTGGGCCCTGGATTCCGGTCTCGGTTGGGCTGCTTCCAAGGTTATTGGCTAA
- a CDS encoding type III pantothenate kinase, producing the protein MSILELDLGNTRCKWRQLASSGVAGLVGVVSRGAFATSAWHSGALPVDWRGVSFTRVRVANVAGEGVAAVVRQYFVEGFGLEPEFAEVSARCAGVTCAYKEVSRLGVDRWLAVLAAHQRDPSPSLVVDCGSAVTLDLLGSGGCHLGGYIVPGLALMRRALFQDTDAVKVHGGTAASRSLAPGRDTAEAVNRGLPLMVLGAIEEARQQLMSAAVGPSEPAPKVWITGGDSAYLSSLCTLEHVRVDDLVLEGLALTNP; encoded by the coding sequence GTGAGTATTCTCGAGCTGGATCTCGGCAACACACGCTGCAAGTGGCGGCAGCTTGCATCCTCGGGTGTTGCAGGTCTTGTAGGTGTTGTATCGCGCGGCGCATTTGCAACCTCGGCATGGCACAGCGGCGCCTTGCCGGTTGACTGGCGAGGGGTGTCGTTCACCCGGGTTCGCGTGGCCAACGTCGCCGGGGAGGGCGTTGCGGCAGTTGTTCGCCAGTACTTCGTGGAGGGGTTCGGTCTCGAACCGGAGTTTGCCGAAGTAAGTGCTCGCTGTGCCGGTGTCACCTGCGCTTATAAAGAAGTGAGCCGGCTGGGGGTGGATCGTTGGCTGGCGGTTCTGGCTGCCCATCAGCGGGATCCTTCACCGTCATTGGTGGTGGATTGCGGTAGCGCGGTCACTCTGGATTTGCTGGGCAGCGGCGGTTGCCACCTGGGCGGTTACATAGTGCCGGGACTGGCGTTGATGCGTCGCGCCCTTTTTCAGGATACCGACGCGGTAAAAGTGCATGGCGGTACGGCGGCATCCAGGAGTCTCGCCCCGGGGCGCGATACGGCAGAAGCCGTCAACCGGGGGTTGCCGCTGATGGTCCTGGGAGCGATCGAGGAAGCGCGGCAGCAGTTGATGTCAGCTGCAGTGGGTCCATCCGAGCCTGCGCCCAAAGTCTGGATTACCGGGGGCGACAGTGCTTACCTGTCGTCGCTCTGTACCCTGGAGCATGTGCGGGTTGACGATCTTGTGTTGGAGGGGTTGGCGCTCACTAACCCCTAG
- a CDS encoding SPOR domain-containing protein, producing MRWIVLLLFVCNLGLLGWFTTAGQERSMVVRPVGDTGSSGSIALVSEADPEQLDAASGKAEAEAVRGTAQISDRGVGGSDTAAASAASLCALVGPFEEAYQGEDVAQRLNALQVSARAQEIAMQGQMRYWVFLAPLSSTREAFRRLRELQSEGIDSYVIPKGSLENGISFGIFSERGRAEGLTQELKSQGVAAQFREEPQTYLEHWVVLGGEDTQLSPEFWQQLQRDYPGIEQRQNLCSEIQGASES from the coding sequence ATGCGCTGGATCGTTCTGTTGTTGTTTGTCTGTAATCTCGGTTTGCTCGGGTGGTTTACCACGGCGGGGCAGGAGCGTTCTATGGTGGTGCGCCCGGTTGGTGATACTGGCAGCTCCGGTTCCATTGCGCTTGTCAGCGAGGCGGACCCGGAGCAACTGGACGCCGCGAGCGGAAAAGCGGAGGCGGAGGCCGTACGTGGCACCGCGCAGATATCGGATCGGGGCGTTGGTGGCAGTGATACTGCCGCTGCTTCTGCAGCCAGTTTATGTGCATTGGTGGGGCCGTTTGAAGAGGCTTATCAGGGGGAGGACGTGGCGCAGCGCCTGAATGCGCTTCAGGTCAGTGCCCGGGCACAAGAGATCGCGATGCAGGGACAGATGCGCTATTGGGTATTTCTGGCCCCGTTGAGCTCCACCCGGGAGGCGTTTCGGCGCCTGCGAGAACTGCAGTCCGAGGGGATCGACAGTTATGTGATTCCGAAGGGGTCTCTCGAAAATGGCATATCCTTTGGCATCTTCTCGGAAAGAGGACGTGCAGAAGGGCTGACTCAGGAGTTGAAATCCCAGGGGGTTGCTGCGCAATTCCGGGAAGAGCCCCAGACTTACCTGGAACACTGGGTGGTTTTGGGCGGCGAGGACACGCAGTTGTCGCCAGAGTTCTGGCAGCAGTTACAGCGGGATTACCCGGGGATAGAGCAACGGCAAAACCTGTGCAGTGAGATCCAGGGGGCTTCAGAGAGCTGA
- the tuf gene encoding elongation factor Tu has product MGKEKFERSKPHVNVGTIGHVDHGKTTLTAALTRVCAEVWGGAAVEFAGIDNAPEERERGITIATSHVEYESPTRHYAHVDCPGHADYVKNMITGAAQMDGAILVCSAADGPMPQTREHILLSRQVGVPYIVVFLNKADMVDDEELLELVEMEVRELLDQYEFPGDDTPIITGSALMALEGKDDSEMGTTAVKKLVETLDEYIPEPERAVDQPFLMPIEDVFSISGRGTVVTGRVERGVLNTGDEIEIVGIKDTTKTTCTGVEMFRKLLDEGRAGENIGALLRGTKRDEVERGQVLAKPGTITPHTKFEAEVYVLSKDEGGRHTPFFKGYRPQFYFRTTDVTGACELPEGTEMVMPGDNVQMTVTLIAPIAMEEGLRFAVREGGRTVGAGVVAKIIE; this is encoded by the coding sequence ATGGGAAAAGAAAAGTTTGAACGCTCCAAGCCCCACGTAAACGTGGGCACCATCGGTCACGTTGACCACGGTAAAACTACCCTGACCGCAGCGCTGACTCGCGTATGTGCGGAAGTGTGGGGCGGCGCCGCGGTTGAGTTCGCCGGTATCGATAACGCACCGGAAGAGCGTGAGCGCGGTATCACCATCGCCACCTCTCACGTTGAATACGAGTCCCCGACCCGTCACTACGCGCACGTAGACTGCCCGGGACACGCCGACTACGTTAAGAACATGATCACCGGTGCTGCTCAGATGGACGGCGCTATCCTGGTTTGTTCCGCAGCTGACGGCCCCATGCCGCAGACGCGTGAGCACATCCTGCTGTCTCGTCAGGTAGGTGTACCGTACATCGTGGTATTCCTGAACAAAGCCGACATGGTCGACGACGAAGAGCTGCTGGAACTGGTAGAGATGGAAGTTCGCGAACTTCTGGACCAGTACGAGTTCCCGGGTGACGACACCCCGATCATCACCGGTTCCGCGCTGATGGCGCTGGAAGGCAAAGACGACAGCGAGATGGGCACTACCGCAGTCAAGAAGCTGGTAGAAACCCTGGACGAGTACATCCCGGAGCCGGAGCGTGCGGTAGATCAGCCGTTCCTGATGCCGATCGAAGACGTATTCTCCATCTCTGGTCGCGGTACCGTAGTAACCGGTCGTGTAGAGCGTGGCGTACTGAACACTGGCGACGAAATCGAAATCGTCGGTATCAAAGACACCACCAAGACCACCTGTACTGGTGTTGAGATGTTCCGCAAGCTGCTGGACGAAGGTCGTGCAGGTGAGAACATTGGCGCGCTGCTGCGTGGCACCAAGCGTGACGAAGTTGAGCGTGGTCAGGTACTGGCGAAGCCGGGCACCATCACCCCGCACACCAAGTTCGAAGCGGAAGTGTACGTACTGTCCAAGGACGAAGGTGGTCGTCACACCCCGTTCTTCAAGGGCTACCGTCCGCAGTTCTACTTCCGTACCACCGACGTAACCGGTGCGTGTGAGCTGCCGGAAGGTACCGAAATGGTAATGCCGGGCGACAACGTTCAGATGACTGTTACTCTGATCGCGCCGATCGCCATGGAAGAAGGCCTGCGCTTCGCGGTTCGCGAAGGTGGCCGTACCGTAGGTGCTGGCGTTGTAGCCAAAATCATCGAGTAA
- the alr gene encoding alanine racemase — MTEDEREGLLSIDLEAVAANYAWLNSQLKRGGRCGAVVKADAYGLGAAEVAPVLYRAGCRDFFVSLQYEGEQLAALLPADVRIVLLTGVRPGCEQRCAEAGLIPVLVTTEQVQSWVAQTSANGVAAPCALKVDSGMTRLGMGATEFSALLQQRELLRTANLQMILSHLACADEPAHPQNRRQLERFQRSVEALRQVCPDVEASLANSSGICLGEEYHFDVVRPGCALYGVNPCPGYQNPMQPVVNLYLPLLQLREVEADCAVGYGATESVASGSWLAVVRGGYADGLLRTQSGRGWGQAVIGSERVTVPMRGRVSMDTTVFDVSALSPTQRAALTGIEILNSVLTVDRMGDAAGTIGYEILTSLGRRYCRRYH, encoded by the coding sequence GTGACGGAAGATGAGCGCGAAGGGCTGCTGAGTATTGATCTCGAGGCTGTCGCTGCCAATTACGCTTGGTTGAACAGTCAGCTCAAGCGGGGGGGCCGCTGTGGTGCTGTAGTCAAGGCGGATGCCTATGGTCTCGGTGCCGCTGAAGTGGCACCGGTGCTGTATCGCGCGGGGTGCCGGGATTTCTTTGTTTCTCTTCAATACGAGGGGGAGCAGCTGGCCGCCCTGTTGCCTGCCGATGTGCGTATCGTCCTGCTGACCGGTGTCCGCCCCGGGTGTGAACAGCGCTGCGCCGAAGCGGGTTTGATCCCGGTACTGGTGACCACTGAACAGGTACAAAGCTGGGTTGCGCAGACCTCTGCGAACGGCGTTGCCGCACCCTGTGCGCTGAAAGTGGATTCGGGCATGACACGGCTGGGCATGGGCGCAACGGAGTTTTCAGCGCTATTGCAGCAGCGGGAGTTGCTGCGTACGGCCAACCTGCAGATGATCCTGAGCCATCTGGCCTGTGCCGATGAGCCGGCGCATCCGCAAAACCGGAGGCAACTGGAGCGCTTTCAGCGCAGCGTGGAGGCCCTGCGCCAGGTGTGTCCCGATGTCGAGGCGAGTCTCGCTAACTCATCCGGTATCTGCCTTGGCGAGGAATACCATTTTGATGTGGTGCGCCCGGGCTGCGCCCTGTACGGAGTCAATCCGTGTCCTGGGTATCAGAATCCGATGCAGCCGGTGGTCAACCTTTACCTGCCCCTGCTGCAATTGCGCGAAGTGGAAGCCGATTGTGCAGTGGGTTACGGCGCAACGGAGTCGGTTGCCTCGGGCAGTTGGTTGGCAGTGGTACGGGGCGGTTATGCTGACGGTTTACTGCGCACCCAGAGCGGCCGTGGCTGGGGGCAGGCGGTGATCGGCAGTGAGCGGGTGACGGTGCCCATGCGCGGTCGTGTCTCCATGGACACCACGGTATTTGATGTGAGTGCACTCAGTCCCACTCAGCGTGCGGCCCTGACCGGTATCGAAATCCTTAACAGCGTGTTGACCGTGGACCGCATGGGTGACGCTGCCGGCACCATCGGTTATGAAATCCTCACCAGTCTCGGACGGCGCTACTGTCGCCGCTATCATTGA
- the nusG gene encoding transcription termination/antitermination protein NusG → MAKHWYVVQAYSGYEKRVKTSLKERIELHEMDHLFGEVLVPTEEVVEMRAGQKRKSERKFFPGYVLVEMELNDDTWHLVKETPRVLGFIGGKADRPAPITDREAQAILNRIDDSVDKPKPKTLFEPGEMVRVIDGPFNDFNGVVEEVNYEKSRLRVAVLIFGRSTPVELEFGQVEKN, encoded by the coding sequence ATGGCGAAACATTGGTATGTGGTTCAAGCATATTCCGGTTATGAGAAGCGCGTAAAAACTTCTCTCAAGGAGCGCATTGAGCTGCACGAAATGGATCATCTTTTTGGTGAAGTGCTCGTTCCCACTGAAGAAGTGGTTGAAATGCGCGCTGGCCAGAAGCGCAAGAGTGAGCGCAAGTTCTTCCCCGGCTATGTGCTGGTGGAGATGGAGCTGAATGATGATACCTGGCACCTGGTAAAAGAAACGCCACGTGTGTTGGGCTTTATCGGTGGTAAGGCTGACAGGCCGGCACCGATCACCGATCGCGAAGCACAGGCTATCCTGAATCGCATCGATGACTCTGTTGATAAGCCGAAACCGAAAACCCTGTTTGAGCCGGGTGAGATGGTTCGCGTTATCGATGGACCCTTTAATGATTTCAATGGTGTGGTCGAAGAGGTCAACTACGAGAAAAGTCGCCTGCGGGTGGCGGTGTTGATCTTCGGTCGCTCCACTCCGGTAGAGCTGGAATTCGGTCAGGTAGAAAAGAACTGA
- the birA gene encoding bifunctional biotin--[acetyl-CoA-carboxylase] ligase/biotin operon repressor BirA, with protein MVERNTSSRPVEFIASLRPLLTLLADGAVHSGESLGEQLGISRAAVWKQLQKLELLGLEVISVKGRGYQLPGGLDLLEEKAIRAGMSADAATHLQVLQVEDLVDSTNARVLAALESGGGHGLVMLAEQQTAGRGRRGRAWQSPFASGINLSIGWQFNGGVPLLEGLSLAVGVALGRALSRFDVPGVRLKWPNDVWCQQRKLAGVLLELSGDLTDRCAVVIGIGLNMRLPEAVASAIDQPWIDLEQVRPGIGRNQLVAAMLSELMPLLESYPQVGFAGYRDEWMAMDQFAGQSVRLQSSRQCWSGIERGVDTAGALLLEVAGEHGESAGVRAFHGGEVSLRPAETPEKSGGPR; from the coding sequence TTGGTAGAACGCAATACTTCCTCTCGTCCTGTCGAGTTCATCGCTTCCCTGCGGCCGCTGCTGACCCTTCTGGCAGATGGTGCGGTGCATTCCGGGGAGTCCCTCGGCGAGCAACTTGGCATCAGTCGCGCCGCAGTCTGGAAGCAGCTACAGAAGCTGGAGCTGCTGGGGCTTGAAGTGATTTCGGTAAAAGGGCGTGGATACCAGCTTCCCGGTGGTCTGGATCTACTCGAAGAAAAAGCGATACGGGCCGGGATGTCGGCAGATGCTGCCACACATCTGCAGGTGTTGCAGGTGGAGGACCTGGTGGATTCCACCAATGCCCGCGTACTTGCTGCCCTGGAATCCGGTGGCGGGCACGGCCTGGTGATGCTCGCGGAACAGCAGACCGCCGGGCGCGGGCGTCGCGGGCGGGCCTGGCAGAGCCCGTTTGCTTCCGGCATCAACCTGTCGATTGGCTGGCAATTCAATGGCGGTGTACCGCTGTTGGAAGGATTGAGTCTCGCCGTGGGGGTGGCCCTGGGGCGGGCATTATCCCGATTTGATGTGCCGGGTGTGCGCCTCAAATGGCCTAATGATGTCTGGTGTCAACAGCGCAAGCTGGCCGGTGTTTTGCTGGAATTGAGTGGAGACCTCACCGATCGCTGTGCGGTCGTTATCGGTATTGGCCTCAATATGCGGTTGCCAGAGGCGGTGGCCAGCGCAATTGATCAGCCCTGGATCGACCTCGAACAGGTGCGGCCGGGTATCGGTCGCAATCAATTGGTGGCGGCAATGCTGAGTGAGCTGATGCCGCTGCTGGAAAGCTATCCACAGGTCGGGTTTGCCGGCTATCGCGACGAGTGGATGGCAATGGATCAATTCGCCGGCCAATCCGTCCGCCTGCAGTCGTCCCGGCAGTGCTGGAGTGGTATCGAGCGCGGTGTCGACACCGCCGGTGCATTGCTGTTGGAGGTGGCGGGAGAGCATGGTGAGAGTGCGGGGGTGCGAGCTTTCCACGGCGGCGAGGTGTCGCTACGTCCCGCTGAAACGCCAGAAAAATCTGGAGGCCCGCGGTGA
- a CDS encoding ABC transporter ATP-binding protein codes for MIRVENISKSFDGTPVLRDLSFEIPDGRITALLGANGAGKTSCLRIVCGLLKADAGRVLVGEADPARDPMGARRQLGVVGDREGLYERLTVREYLAAFAQMQGLSGSVLDEALQAVRDELELDTLWNRRMKGFSQGERMKVSLARALVHRPQHLILDEPTRGLDVLAVRLLRKTLLRLRAAGTTILFSSHVMPEVAELSDRVLVMAKGQIVGSGTPQELSMETGCENLEDSFVALAYGRHQLAPAEGEPA; via the coding sequence CGATGGCCGTATCACTGCCCTGTTGGGCGCCAATGGCGCGGGCAAAACCAGTTGTCTGCGAATTGTCTGTGGCCTGTTGAAGGCCGATGCCGGCCGTGTGCTGGTGGGAGAGGCTGATCCCGCACGAGACCCCATGGGGGCGCGTCGACAACTGGGGGTGGTCGGGGACCGCGAAGGTCTCTACGAGCGTTTGACCGTGCGCGAGTATCTCGCCGCATTTGCCCAGATGCAGGGGCTCTCCGGCAGCGTACTCGATGAGGCATTACAGGCCGTGCGCGATGAACTGGAGTTGGACACGCTGTGGAATCGCCGCATGAAAGGTTTTTCCCAGGGGGAGCGGATGAAGGTCTCTCTGGCGCGGGCGCTGGTGCATCGCCCCCAGCACCTGATCCTGGATGAACCCACGCGGGGGCTGGATGTGCTGGCGGTACGACTGCTGCGCAAGACCCTGCTGCGGCTGCGCGCTGCCGGCACCACCATCCTGTTTTCCAGTCATGTGATGCCGGAAGTGGCGGAGCTTTCCGACCGCGTGCTGGTGATGGCCAAAGGGCAGATTGTTGGTAGTGGCACCCCGCAGGAGCTGTCGATGGAAACCGGATGTGAAAACCTGGAAGACAGTTTTGTCGCGCTGGCCTATGGTCGGCATCAGCTGGCACCGGCAGAAGGAGAACCGGCATGA